A DNA window from Drosophila pseudoobscura strain MV-25-SWS-2005 chromosome 2, UCI_Dpse_MV25, whole genome shotgun sequence contains the following coding sequences:
- the LOC4802682 gene encoding uncharacterized protein isoform X1 encodes MDTAEPEATAPAAQSNADSGTSKTEKTASAPTEPSSSASASAPGSRYNSRHGRDGNNAGRTGGHWDSTDHWQQNNRYAQRRINERWNRDMDRDSDSFFNRFSNRNNPYQQNRPPNYRWQRNDYSDRSYYGQERYSNYERRTSEDRHNWGYNPARNNGNDQIRKFHPNPESKELKETETDCESKGASKAGLQPLETQKKSKENPENKESLFRGQSDPKGGVSRSNKCDIPTRNKKNNQNHKSQELKGTEVDRESKGASKANRVLLKTPSNLKEQPGNKGRPFSGQSNKEKAALGGDSSQIKVPKPIATSEIPSGNPPPAAESESSQTYPKIKVRPLAELLNHGILAATEENRLGRTAPPEKPPNPLSYRPAPKIRRLTVAGCGAFDTPDSPTSIESRLANLDKESLKYIINNSDTIYEEHLKFQARKRLQDKIGRQLKKFNLEKPKESRVTPPIEDETVDDIKLPKVLLQEIEKCLSISTPEADGSKSSPQKEKVALEEREIQTEPTIKRGECSKKSSESKQEQEQNSSIKSGQCSKIPEKGRNSSHREKETPTETMAGANNLMRRLKAADEVKTMTAVRQYNGRPSGSFPPRGPLLPFPKQDKKLSSGEGKERKIGISSPTKAKPKDKTKESTPNDTAPAPPEATLSIKKEITDCEIIQPTGNATIVVSSSSDEDEAEAEAETETVDKPHNKTQPQRQATAVAKPNDEEASDHSTTSQCSTESSKQRYRQKLKLDADYVVDSFEKLILPHLKESLAERFKSLNSDRIHTRLHFISCVVTSSDHNSQSISKMEIVKMQNNLKLRNNRLGIEFLLRQMVHVVNQQKQQAAAQRSKEQEAKKLSNRISTVTSAVSENAESAKEPPPHQRLLGETAVAPPSSQSPRQSSPLPSSRQSPPALPSRQSPPALPSRQSPPALPSRQSPPALPPRQSPPALSSRQCPPGLPFLQSPPALPPRPINPPFSVYPPGFLDSPLARHSPGGYPLSESTEPLRHVTSDMVAQNLVEIDRRLLENQNRRSFLEEMIMKFQKEKSDLEIHSLEMQNRKFLLINSAIYRNHGPATASSVMLSTLATQSQAEVLGQSCNRNEASSNQTQARPKRRVRRAVVVKYLPKRRARFNRRTAKRNDNSDELVAQLQLEIAAKEQTEKSEEISPKMPMPIIEPDAVIKQEPMDFCNAMELQSPRPNIAENGASPNKRSADHIPAAASRPKQSRKSKTITSTVSESNPTQQPLAIIPPLPPPPPPPPEPNYNMPYQLPRSILKAPPPLPTQLRQHTVESNGDMGSDLGFIRKGRLHSVVSPITQIRIYKNHILAAAEDGDIYIFNLHNHKLERQIPKHGEAITNMHLCEKESFLYTTSLDGFLKKSSLENLESVQQTVYVKEPLQSIDIAWDAAFIGSRWGHIFVYNVVTNKMIESPLLSTGQSIIAVKATKEGHRKIIILGCKGNFVNFHDAATGLLLRRLGVPDGLNVYSLLLNDGHVYCGTQKNEIYKFEFASGNLVTKLSCGNGAVSMVSFRDRYLLIGCYDGFIYVLDKHKGSQVGRFEGAGRLVLALAIAGDSIVTSSKDNSLEVLEIPPEMLNGGQQCN; translated from the exons TGACTCCTTCTTCAATCGG TTTTCGAATAGAAATAATCCGTATCAGCAAAATCGTCCACCAAACTATCGCTGGCAGCGCAACGATTATTCAGATAGATCATATTACGGACAAGAGAGGTACTCCAATTATGAACGCAGAACAAGTGAAGACCGCCACAATTGGGGCTACAACCCTGCCAGAAATAATGGGAACGATCAAATTAGAAAGTTCCATCCAAATCCCGAATCAAAAGAACTGaaagaaactgaaactgaTTGTGAATCGAAAGGAGCTTCTAAAGCGGGTTTGCAACCTCTGGAAACGcaaaaaaaatccaaagaaaatccagaaaataaagaaagtcTATTTAGGGGCCAGTCAGATCCAAAAGGAGGAGTTTCTAGATCAAACAAGTGCGATATCCCCACCCGAAATAAGAAGAACAATCAAAATCACAAATCACAAGAACTGAAAGGAACAGAAGTTGATCGTGAATCGAAAGGAGCTTCTAAGGCTAATCGTGTCCTTCTGAAAACACCAAGCAATTTGAAAGAACAGCCAGGAAATAAAGGGAGGCCATTTAGTGGCCAgtcaaataaagaaaaagcaGCATTGGGAGGGGATTCTAGTCAAATCAAAGTCCCCAAGCCCATTGCTACCAGTGAGATACCCAGTGGGAATCccccgccagcagcagagtcTGAGTCTAGTCAAACATATCCCAAGATCAAAGTACGTCCCTTAGCAGAGCTGCTGAACCACGGGATCCTAGCTGCAACCGAGGAGAACCGCCTGGGACGCACTGCCCCACCCGAAAAACCGCCGAATCCTTTGTCCTACAGACCTGCCCCCAAAATTCGCCGACTTACTGTGGCTGGCTGTGGTGCCTTCGATACACCGGATAGTCCTACCTCAATCGAAAGTCGCCTCGCGAACCTAGACAAGGAGAGCCTCAAGTATATAATCAACAACAGTGACACCATATACGAGGAGCACCTCAAGTTCCAGGCCCGAAAACGACTGCAGGACAAAATTGGTCGCCAGCTCAAGAAATTTAATCTGGAAAAGCCGAAGGAAAGCCGGGTCACGCCACCGATTGAAGACGAGACCGTTGATGACATCAAATTACCAAAAGTACTGCTCCAAGAGATCGAAAAGTGCCTTAGCATAAGCACTCCAGAGGCTGACGGAAGCAAGTCAAGTCCACAAAAGGAGAAAGTGGCTTTAGAGGAACGAGAAATCCAAACGGAACCTACCATTAAGAGAGGGGAGTGCAGTAAAAAGAGTTCAGAGTCCAAACAGGAACAAGAACAAAACTCTAGCATTAAGAGCGGGCAGTGCAGTAAAATTCCAGAAAAAGGAAGGAATTCTAGTCACAGAGAGAAGGAGACCCCAACAGAGACAATGGCTGGTGCCAATAATCTGATGAGACGGCTCAAAGCCGCCGACGAGGTGAAGACAATGACCGCAGTGCGTCAATATAATGGCCGTCCCAGTGGCAGCTTCCCGCCCCGCGGTCCTTTGCTACCATTCCCAAAACAAGACAAAAAGTTGAGCAGTGGCGAGGGGAAAGAACGCAAAATAGGCATATCCTCGCCCACGAAAGCCAAACCAAAAGATAAAACTAAAGAGAGCACTCCAAACGATACCGCTCCAGCCCCACCAGAAGCCACACTTTCGATCAAAAAGGAGATCACAGACTGCGAAATAATTCAGCCGACGGGGAATGCAACAATAGTTGTCAGCTCTTCCTCTGATGAAGAtgaggctgaagctgaagctgaaactgaaactgtgGATAAGCCCCACAACAAGACACAACCGCAGCGACAGGCAACCGCAGTGGCAAAGCCCAACGATGAAGAAGCGAGTGATCACTCGACCACTTCTCAATGCAGCACCGAGTCCTCTAAGCAGCGCTACAGGCAGAAGCTAAAGCTTGATGCGGACTATGTGGTAGACAGTTTCGAGAAGCTGATTCTGCCGCATCTGAAGGAATCGCTAGCAGAGAGATTCAAAAGCCTGAATAGCGACCGTATACACACTCGTCTTCACTTCATATCCTGCGTTGTGACGTCCAGCGACCACAATTCGCAAAGCATCAGCAAAATGGAAATagtcaaaatgcaaaataatcTCAAGCTTCGAAACAATCGGCTGGGCATTGAGTTCCTACTGCGCCAGATGGTGCATGTGGTTaatcagcagaagcagcaggcggcggcaCAGCGGTCAAAGGAACAGGAGGCGAAAAAGCTGAGCAATAGGATTAGCACGGTGACGAGTGCCGTCTCAGAGAATGCTGAATCTGCAAAAGAGCCGCCGCCACATCAAAGACTCCTGGGGGAAACTGCAGTGGCACCACCCTCTAGTCAGAGTCCTCGTCAGAGTTCTCCCTTGCCGTCTTCTCGTCAGAGTCCACCAGCATTGCCTTCTCGTCAGAGTCCACCAGCATTGCCTTCTCGTCAGAGTCCACCAGCATTGCCTTCTCGTCAGAGTCCACCAGCATTGCCTCCTCGTCAGAGTCCACCAGCATTGTCTTCTCGTCAGTGTCCACCAGGACTTCCCTTTCTTCAGAGCCCACCAGCCTTGCCCCCGCGTCCAATTAACCCACCATTTTCTGTTTATCCTCCTGGATTTCTGGATTCCCCATTGGCTCGACACTCCCCAGGCGGCTATCCCCTGTCCGAATCCACTGAACCTCTGCGACATGTGACAAGCGACATGGTGGCCCAAAATCTAGTCGAAATCGATCGTCGTCTCTTGGAGAATCAAAATAGACGTAGCTTTCTCGAGgaaatgatcatgaaattccAAAAGGAGAAATCCGACTTGGAAATTCACAGCCTGGAGATGCAAAACCGCAAGTTTCTGCTGATCAATTCAGCAATCTACAGGAACCATGgaccagcaacagcatcatcTGTGATGCTCTCCACGCTTGCTACCCAGagccaggcagaagttttggGGCAGTCTTGTAATAGAAACGAGGCTTCTTCGAACCAAACACAAGCCAGACCGAAGCGTCGCGTTCGTCGGGCTGTGGTGGTCAAGTACTTGCCCAAGCGTAGGGCAAGATTCAATCGTCGGACAGCCAAGAGGAATGATAATTCAGACGAGTTGGTGGCTCAGCTCCAGCTGGAGATTGCAGCCAAGGAGCAGACTGAAAAATCCGAGGAGATCTCACCGAAAATGCCCATGCCGATAATAGAGCCCGATGCGGTGATCAAACAGGAACCCATGGATTTCTGCAATGCAATGGAGTTGCAGTCGCCGCGTCCCAACATCGCCGAAAATGGTGCTAGCCCCAACAAACGATCGGCGGATCACATTCCAGCGGCCGCCTCCAGGCCCAAGCAGTCGCGTAAGAGCAAAACAATTACCAGTACAGTATCAGAGTCTAATCCTACCCAGCAGCCGCTAGCCATTATACCACCgctaccaccaccaccgccgccgccgcccgaGCCGAACTACAACATGCCATACCAGCTGCCACGGAGTATCCTCAAGGCCCCACCGCCACTACCCACGCAACTGAGACAGCATACGGTAGAGTCCAACGGGGACATGGGATCGGATCTGGGCTTCATACGCAAGGGCCGCCTTCACTCGGTCGTCAGTCCGATCACACAAATACGCATTTATAAGAACCACATACTAGCAGCCGCCGAGGATGGGGACATCTACATCTTCAACCTTCACAATCACAAGCTCGAGCGTCAGATCCCGAAGCACGGCGAGGCCATCACAAACATGCATCTGTGCGAGAAGGAGTCATTTCTGTACACCACATCATTGGACGGCTTCCTAAAGAAATCCTCATTGGAG AATCTTGAGAGTGTCCAGCAAACAGTATACGTCAAGGAGCCATTGCAATCTATTGACATTGCCTGGGATGCCGCATTTATTGGCAGTCGCTGGGGCCACATCTTTGTCTATAATGTGGTG ACCAACAAAATGATAGAATCCCCTTTGCTCTCCACGGGCCAGTCCATTATCGCAGTCAAGGCCACCAAAGAAGGCCACAGGAAGATCATCATACTGGGCTGCAAGGGAAACTTTGTGAATTTCCATGATGCGGCCACAGGTCTGTTGCTACGTCGCCTGGGCGTACCCGACGGACTGAACGTCTACAGTTTACTGCTCAATGACGGACATGTCTACTGCGGCACGCAGAAGAACGAGATCTACAAGTTTGAGTTTGCT AGTGGAAACCTGGTCACAAAGCTGAGCTGTGGCAATGGGGCCGTGTCCATGGTCAGCTTCAGGGACAGATATTTGCTGATTGGCTGCTATGATGGATTCATTTATGTCTTGGATAAGCATAAGGGCTCCCAGGTGGGCCGGTTCGAGGGCGCTGGACGCTTGGTACTGGCCCTGGCCATAGCGGGCGACAGT ATCGTAACATCATCGAAGGACAACTCGTTGGAGGTGCTAGAAATCCCCCCGGAAATGCTAAATGGTGGACAACAATGCAATTAG